One window from the genome of Desulfuromonadaceae bacterium encodes:
- a CDS encoding alpha/beta fold hydrolase has protein sequence MTDLYPFKNNFLDLNGQQYHYLDEGNGDPVVMVHGNPSWSFYYRDLAKSLREHYRVIVPDHIGCGLSDKPGDDAYSYTLKQRVDDLESLLDQLEVRSRITLVVHDWGGMIGMAYASRHPERIARLVILNTAAFHLPAGKAFPLALKICRATAFGAFLVQQLNMFALLAARVGCKRNPLPPAIRGAYCAPYDTPANRIATLRFVQDIPLKPEDPGYALISEIESGLERFATLPMMICWGLKDFVFDVHFLNEWQRRFPHAEVHAFADCGHYILEDAKEEVIPLITQFLAAHPLDGKTP, from the coding sequence ATGACCGATCTTTATCCCTTTAAAAATAATTTTCTTGATCTAAACGGCCAGCAATATCACTACCTTGACGAGGGCAACGGCGATCCGGTCGTGATGGTGCACGGCAACCCGAGCTGGTCATTCTACTACCGCGATCTGGCCAAATCGTTACGCGAGCACTACCGCGTTATTGTTCCCGACCATATCGGCTGCGGACTTTCAGACAAACCGGGGGACGACGCTTACAGCTATACCCTCAAGCAACGGGTCGATGATCTTGAGTCGTTGCTTGACCAGCTGGAGGTGCGTTCACGCATCACGCTGGTGGTTCACGACTGGGGCGGCATGATCGGGATGGCCTACGCCAGCCGTCACCCGGAACGGATCGCGCGGCTGGTGATTCTCAATACCGCCGCTTTTCATCTCCCCGCCGGGAAGGCTTTCCCCCTGGCACTGAAAATCTGCCGCGCTACCGCGTTCGGCGCCTTCCTGGTGCAGCAACTGAATATGTTTGCCCTGCTGGCGGCCCGGGTCGGCTGCAAGCGTAACCCGCTGCCCCCCGCAATTCGCGGTGCCTACTGCGCCCCTTACGACACCCCCGCCAACCGCATCGCCACCCTGCGCTTTGTCCAGGATATCCCGCTCAAACCGGAAGATCCCGGCTACGCACTGATCAGCGAGATTGAGAGCGGGCTGGAACGTTTTGCCACCCTGCCGATGATGATCTGCTGGGGGCTGAAAGATTTCGTCTTTGACGTCCATTTTCTCAACGAATGGCAACGCCGTTTCCCGCATGCCGAAGTTCATGCTTTTGCCGATTGCGGTCACTATATTCTGGAAGATGCCAAAGAAGAGGTCATTCCGCTGATCACACAGTTTCTGGCTGCGCACCCCCTCGACGGAAAGACCCCGTGA
- a CDS encoding AMP-binding protein, which translates to MKQTVSTNVAAHLPKMAQLQPETPAIHIPRKGFGQHYDHYSFAQLEQATNCMAAALDALGIKRGVRTILMVPPGFDFFALTFALFKIGAVPVLVDPGMGLKNLKTCLAEAAPQAFIGVPKAHLARLLFGWGKPTIKILLTVGRRPGWGGTTLEQALATIPADQSYPAAHTTRDETAAILFTSGSTGVPKGALYSHGNFAAQVEALRELYAIRPGEIDLPTFPLFALFAPALGMTSVIPEMDFTRPAAVDPVKIFAAIETFQITTMFGSPALINRLSHYGVTHNVKLPSLKRVISAGAPVAAEVLERFTTLLTPGVEVYTPYGATEALPVCSIGSTEILASTRLATAQGRGVCVGPPVASIMAEIISITDEPLPCWDDTLKLGTDEIGEIVVRGPQVTQSYFNRPQSTALAKIPIPEEDSFFHRMGDLGYRDEQGRIWFCGRKAHRVVTAAETLFTIPCEAIFNTHPQVLRTALVGIGTPGRQQPVLCIELAPGTQRSAQSRILAELRVIGSEHPITRPIDDFLIHPAFPVDIRHNAKIFREKLALWAAERLS; encoded by the coding sequence GTGAAGCAGACCGTCTCCACCAACGTTGCCGCGCATCTGCCAAAGATGGCGCAACTCCAGCCGGAAACGCCAGCGATTCACATCCCGCGTAAAGGTTTCGGTCAACATTACGATCACTACTCCTTCGCCCAACTGGAGCAGGCCACTAATTGCATGGCGGCGGCGCTCGACGCGCTCGGCATCAAACGCGGCGTGCGTACGATCCTGATGGTCCCTCCCGGTTTCGACTTCTTCGCGCTGACCTTCGCGCTCTTCAAGATCGGCGCGGTGCCGGTTCTGGTCGATCCGGGGATGGGGCTCAAGAACCTCAAAACCTGCCTCGCCGAGGCCGCGCCACAGGCCTTTATCGGTGTTCCCAAAGCGCACCTTGCCCGGCTGCTCTTCGGTTGGGGTAAGCCCACGATCAAAATTCTGCTCACAGTTGGCCGCCGACCCGGTTGGGGAGGGACAACTCTGGAGCAGGCGCTGGCGACGATTCCGGCCGATCAGTCATACCCCGCCGCGCACACCACCCGCGACGAAACCGCTGCGATTCTCTTCACCAGCGGCAGCACCGGCGTGCCGAAAGGTGCCCTTTACAGTCACGGCAACTTCGCCGCCCAGGTGGAGGCGTTACGCGAGCTCTACGCTATTCGTCCAGGTGAGATCGATCTGCCGACCTTCCCCCTTTTCGCGCTCTTTGCCCCGGCGCTGGGGATGACATCGGTTATCCCGGAGATGGATTTTACCCGCCCCGCCGCTGTCGATCCGGTCAAAATTTTTGCCGCGATTGAAACCTTTCAGATTACGACCATGTTCGGTTCCCCGGCGCTGATCAACCGCCTCAGTCATTACGGTGTCACCCATAACGTCAAGTTGCCGAGCCTCAAACGGGTCATCTCCGCCGGAGCGCCGGTCGCGGCCGAAGTGTTGGAACGGTTCACGACCCTGCTCACCCCTGGCGTCGAAGTCTACACCCCTTACGGCGCCACCGAAGCGCTGCCGGTCTGCTCAATCGGCAGCACCGAAATTCTCGCCAGTACCCGTTTGGCAACCGCGCAGGGGCGCGGCGTTTGTGTCGGGCCGCCGGTAGCGTCGATTATGGCGGAAATAATTTCGATCACCGATGAACCCCTGCCCTGCTGGGATGATACGCTCAAGCTGGGCACCGATGAGATCGGCGAGATTGTGGTGCGCGGGCCGCAGGTAACGCAAAGTTATTTCAATCGCCCGCAATCGACCGCGCTGGCAAAGATCCCGATCCCGGAAGAGGACAGTTTTTTCCATCGTATGGGCGATCTCGGTTATCGCGATGAGCAGGGACGCATCTGGTTCTGCGGACGCAAGGCACACCGGGTGGTGACCGCCGCAGAGACCCTGTTCACCATCCCCTGTGAAGCAATTTTCAACACCCACCCGCAGGTTTTGCGCACCGCGCTGGTCGGCATCGGCACGCCTGGTCGGCAGCAACCGGTGCTCTGCATCGAGCTGGCACCGGGAACGCAGCGTTCAGCCCAGAGCCGCATCCTTGCAGAACTCCGCGTCATCGGTAGCGAACATCCAATCACCCGTCCGATTGACGACTTTTTGATCCATCCGGCCTTTCCGGTCGATATTCGTCACAATGCCAAGATTTTCCGTGAAAAACTGGCCCTCTGGGCGGCGGAGCGTTTGTCATGA
- a CDS encoding NAD-dependent epimerase/dehydratase family protein, translating into MRVLVTGGGGFLGKAICKLLIERGDAVRSFSRNAHPALTALGVEHRQGTLNDSEAVRNAVQGCELVFHVAAKAGVWGPYQEFYATNVLGTAQVIAACRAEGVRRLVYTSSPSVVFNGTDMEGINESAPYPQHFEAFYPQTKAAAEQLVLRAADATLATVALRPHLIWGPEDNHLVPRILARGATGRLRRIGTRPCLVDTIYIDNAALAHLQAADRLDIGSTLSGKAYFLSQGQPLPLWDVVNHILDAGGLPPITRSISPAVAYFVGAVLEKIYPLLHVPGEPPMTRFVARELSTAHWFDLGAARRDFGYQPQVSFDEGIERLRQWLAKT; encoded by the coding sequence ATGAGAGTGCTGGTCACCGGCGGCGGCGGTTTCCTCGGCAAGGCGATCTGCAAACTGCTGATCGAGCGCGGGGACGCCGTCCGTTCGTTCTCGCGCAACGCCCACCCGGCGCTGACCGCGCTGGGGGTAGAGCATCGGCAGGGAACGCTGAACGATAGCGAGGCGGTCAGAAATGCGGTGCAGGGATGCGAGCTGGTCTTTCACGTCGCTGCCAAGGCGGGGGTCTGGGGTCCGTATCAGGAGTTTTACGCGACGAATGTGCTCGGCACCGCACAGGTCATCGCCGCTTGCCGCGCGGAGGGGGTCCGGCGGCTGGTCTACACCAGCTCCCCGAGTGTGGTTTTTAACGGCACCGACATGGAAGGGATCAATGAATCGGCCCCTTACCCGCAGCACTTTGAGGCCTTTTACCCGCAAACCAAGGCGGCAGCTGAACAGTTGGTGTTGCGCGCCGCCGACGCGACACTGGCGACGGTCGCCCTGCGCCCCCACCTGATCTGGGGACCGGAAGACAACCACCTCGTCCCCCGGATTCTCGCGCGCGGCGCGACGGGACGCTTGCGCCGGATCGGCACCCGCCCCTGTCTGGTCGATACAATCTATATTGACAACGCCGCCCTGGCTCACCTGCAAGCGGCTGATCGACTCGACATCGGATCGACGCTATCGGGCAAGGCTTATTTTCTCTCCCAGGGTCAACCGCTGCCACTGTGGGATGTCGTCAATCACATCCTTGACGCTGGTGGACTGCCGCCGATCACCCGCAGCATCTCCCCGGCAGTGGCTTATTTCGTCGGTGCCGTACTGGAAAAGATTTATCCGCTGTTGCATGTGCCGGGCGAGCCGCCGATGACCCGTTTTGTTGCCCGCGAACTCTCGACCGCGCACTGGTTCGATCTTGGCGCGGCACGGCGGGATTTTGGTTATCAACCACAGGTGTCGTTTGACGAGGGGATTGAACGGCTACGCCAGTGGCTGGCAAAAACCTGA
- a CDS encoding 4'-phosphopantetheinyl transferase superfamily protein — protein MPSVQLTCWQPPPNRLDLDGQTAHLWRFRLDLSAAEIGTLTHLLSAEERHRATRLRDPAKGAHFIVGRGRLRQILARYLDCPPAVIEFSSTAQGKPYLAACKGLSFNLAHAGDWGVLLVAAGFEVGVDVEQIDPQLDFEQVMARYFSAAEKSAMQRCPTPRQRRFFFRLWTRKEAGLKYQGCGFSAPLSAPDSGALSRSFTPARGYLGALTVARRIAIVQRWDF, from the coding sequence ATGCCCTCTGTCCAACTCACCTGCTGGCAGCCGCCGCCAAACCGGCTTGATCTCGACGGACAAACCGCCCACCTCTGGCGTTTTCGTCTTGACCTTTCGGCGGCGGAGATTGGCACCTTGACGCATCTGCTCAGCGCCGAAGAACGGCATCGCGCCACGCGGCTGCGCGACCCGGCAAAAGGCGCTCACTTTATCGTCGGCCGGGGCCGCCTGCGCCAGATTCTGGCGCGCTACCTCGACTGCCCTCCCGCTGTTATCGAGTTTTCCAGCACTGCGCAGGGCAAACCATACCTGGCCGCGTGCAAAGGGCTTTCCTTCAATCTCGCTCATGCCGGTGACTGGGGGGTACTGCTGGTTGCTGCGGGCTTTGAGGTCGGCGTTGATGTTGAACAGATCGACCCGCAGCTGGATTTTGAACAGGTCATGGCGCGTTACTTTTCAGCAGCAGAAAAAAGTGCCATGCAGCGTTGTCCCACCCCGCGTCAGCGCCGCTTCTTCTTCCGGCTCTGGACCCGCAAGGAAGCGGGATTGAAATATCAGGGATGCGGATTTTCCGCCCCTTTATCCGCACCCGATAGCGGGGCGCTAAGCAGATCATTTACCCCGGCACGAGGATATCTC